A section of the Candidatus Latescibacterota bacterium genome encodes:
- a CDS encoding TIGR00725 family protein → MRHKQVAVIGDADASPEAEAFAEELGRVIGRNGWALISGGRDGVMGAASRGCRDAGGVVVGILPTSDDSAGNPHCQVLLPTGMGWTRNSLTALAGDVVVAIGGRAGTLSEIAFAWSYGKPVLAATGFGGWSERLAGEAIDDRRPDRLEPVADSRAAEALLRRLLGSEDGA, encoded by the coding sequence ATGAGACACAAGCAGGTGGCGGTGATCGGCGACGCGGACGCCTCGCCGGAGGCGGAGGCCTTTGCCGAGGAACTCGGCCGCGTCATCGGCCGCAACGGCTGGGCCCTGATCTCGGGCGGCCGTGACGGGGTCATGGGGGCCGCGAGCCGCGGCTGCCGCGACGCCGGCGGCGTCGTGGTCGGCATCCTGCCCACGTCCGACGACAGCGCGGGCAATCCCCACTGCCAGGTCCTGCTGCCCACGGGCATGGGCTGGACGCGCAACAGCCTCACCGCCCTGGCCGGGGACGTGGTGGTGGCCATCGGCGGACGGGCGGGCACGCTGAGCGAGATCGCCTTCGCCTGGAGCTACGGCAAGCCCGTGCTCGCCGCGACGGGCTTCGGCGGCTGGAGCGAGCGTCTCGCGGGCGAGGCGATCGACGACCGCCGCCCGGACCGCCTCGAGCCGGTGGCGGACTCGCGA